A stretch of Pseudorhodobacter turbinis DNA encodes these proteins:
- the nuoF gene encoding NADH-quinone oxidoreductase subunit NuoF has product MLKDQDRIFTNLYGMHDRSLAGAKKRGHWDGTAGFIQQGRDWLVNEVKASGLRGRGGAGFPTGLKWSFMPKESDGRPSYLVINADESEPGTCKDREIMRHDPHTLIEGALIASFAMGAHACYIYLRGEYIREREALQAAIDECYDAGLLGKNAAKSGWDFDLYLHHGAGAYICGEETALLESLEGKKGMPRMKPPFPAGAGLYGCPTTVNNVESIAVVPTILRRGAEWFTSFGRPNNAGTKLFGISGHVVNPCVVEESMSIPLRELLDRHCGGVRGGWKNIKAVIPGGSSVPMLNAEQCEDAIMDFDWLREQRSGLGTAAVIVMDQSTDVIKAIWRLSAFYKHESCGQCTPCREGTGWMMRVMDRLVRGEAEVEEIDMLLDVTKQVEGHTICALGDAAAWPIQGLVRHFREEIEDRIKAQKTGRMGAMAAE; this is encoded by the coding sequence ATGCTGAAAGATCAGGATCGGATCTTTACCAATCTGTACGGGATGCATGACCGCTCCCTTGCGGGTGCGAAGAAGCGCGGCCATTGGGATGGAACTGCGGGTTTCATCCAACAGGGGCGTGATTGGCTGGTTAACGAAGTGAAAGCCTCGGGTCTTCGGGGGCGTGGTGGCGCGGGCTTTCCCACGGGGTTGAAGTGGTCCTTCATGCCGAAGGAAAGCGATGGGCGCCCGTCCTATCTGGTGATCAACGCGGACGAATCCGAGCCGGGCACCTGCAAAGACCGTGAGATCATGCGCCATGATCCGCATACTTTGATCGAAGGTGCGCTGATTGCCTCTTTTGCGATGGGCGCGCATGCCTGCTATATCTATCTGCGCGGCGAATATATCCGTGAGCGGGAGGCGCTACAGGCCGCGATCGACGAATGCTATGATGCGGGGCTTTTGGGTAAGAATGCCGCCAAATCGGGGTGGGATTTCGACCTCTATCTGCACCACGGGGCAGGCGCCTATATTTGTGGTGAAGAAACTGCGCTTTTGGAAAGCCTTGAGGGCAAAAAGGGCATGCCGCGGATGAAGCCGCCATTCCCTGCGGGGGCCGGTCTTTATGGCTGCCCGACCACGGTGAACAACGTCGAATCCATCGCGGTTGTGCCTACGATCCTGCGGCGCGGGGCGGAATGGTTTACCTCCTTCGGGCGGCCTAACAATGCGGGGACCAAGCTGTTCGGGATTTCCGGCCATGTTGTGAACCCCTGTGTGGTTGAGGAATCCATGTCCATTCCGCTGCGTGAGTTGCTGGACCGTCACTGTGGTGGCGTGCGCGGCGGTTGGAAAAACATCAAGGCGGTTATTCCGGGCGGCTCTTCGGTGCCGATGCTGAATGCCGAGCAATGCGAAGACGCGATCATGGACTTCGACTGGCTGCGGGAGCAACGGTCGGGCCTTGGGACTGCGGCGGTGATCGTTATGGATCAATCCACGGATGTGATCAAAGCGATCTGGCGGCTTTCGGCGTTTTACAAACACGAATCCTGTGGCCAATGCACGCCCTGCCGTGAGGGTACTGGCTGGATGATGCGCGTCATGGACCGGCTTGTGCGCGGCGAGGCAGAGGTTGAGGAAATCGACATGCTGCTCGACGTGACCAAACAGGTCGAAGGCCACACCATTTGTGCGCTTGGCGATGCGGCGGCTTGGCCGATCCAAGGCCTTGTGCGGCATTTCCGTGAAGAGATCGAGGACCGGATTAAGGCGCAAAAGACCGGCCGCATGGGGGCGATGGCAGCAGAATGA
- a CDS encoding NADH-quinone oxidoreductase subunit C, protein MIEALTELAARLELRYPDDIVSTEITHGELAVTIQPSALVGFVDHLKTDAGCRFSSLVDITAVDYPTRGGVRFDVVYHFLSMYQNQRIRVKMAVREDEMVPSITSVHPSANWFEREIFDMFGILFSGHPDLRRILTDYGFRGHPLRKDFPTTGYTEVRYDEAQKRVIYEPVKLVQEYRQFDFMSPWEGAQYVLPGDEKKEGAK, encoded by the coding sequence ATGATCGAAGCCCTGACAGAACTGGCCGCCCGTCTGGAATTGCGCTACCCGGATGATATCGTTTCAACCGAGATTACGCATGGTGAGCTGGCTGTGACCATTCAGCCCTCCGCTTTGGTGGGGTTTGTGGACCATTTAAAAACCGATGCGGGCTGCCGTTTTTCAAGCCTTGTGGATATTACTGCTGTCGATTACCCCACACGGGGCGGTGTGCGGTTTGATGTGGTCTATCACTTCCTGTCGATGTACCAAAATCAGCGTATTCGCGTGAAAATGGCCGTGCGTGAGGATGAAATGGTGCCTTCTATCACCTCGGTTCACCCTTCGGCCAACTGGTTTGAGCGTGAGATTTTCGATATGTTCGGGATCTTGTTCTCAGGCCATCCAGACCTGCGCCGCATTTTGACGGATTACGGTTTCCGCGGGCACCCGCTGCGCAAGGATTTCCCGACCACGGGCTATACCGAAGTGCGCTATGATGAGGCGCAAAAGCGCGTGATTTATGAGCCTGTCAAGCTGGTGCAAGAATATCGCCAGTTTGATTTCATGTCGCCATGGGAAGGTGCGCAATATGTGCTTCCGGGCGATGAGAAGAAAGAAGGGGCGAAGTGA
- a CDS encoding DUF5337 domain-containing protein, giving the protein MTKAQPSKVDIQNARDSRLVAIVLVGTMAGWLGAQWIGGHFGWEARFVFLFDLAALAAFFWTMVVTYRIWRRNKSSSGNN; this is encoded by the coding sequence ATGACCAAAGCCCAACCCAGCAAGGTCGATATCCAGAACGCGCGCGACTCGCGGCTGGTGGCGATTGTGCTGGTTGGCACGATGGCGGGCTGGCTTGGCGCGCAATGGATCGGGGGTCATTTCGGCTGGGAGGCACGCTTTGTCTTTCTGTTCGACTTGGCCGCATTGGCCGCGTTCTTTTGGACGATGGTTGTAACTTATCGGATCTGGCGGCGGAACAAATCCTCCTCCGGGAATAATTGA
- a CDS encoding NADH-quinone oxidoreductase subunit D produces MDGDIHTYDDGSHDALTGEQKIRNFNLNFGPQHPAAHGVLRLVLELDGEIVERCDPHIGLLHRGTEKLMESRTYLQNLPYFDRLDYVAPMNQEHAWCLAIEKLTGVEVPRRAQLIRVLFCEIGRVLNHLLNVTTQAMDVGALTPPLWGFEEREKLMVFYERASGARLHAAYFRPGGVHQDLTPALIEDIDTWAIEFPRVLDDIDGLLTENRIFKQRNADIGVVSEQEILDWGFSGVMVRGSGLAWDLRRAQPYECYDEFEFKIPVGKNGDCYDRYLCRMQEMRESTSIIRQAIEKLRKEPGDVLARGKITPPKRGEMKTSMEALIHHFKLYTEGFHVPAGEIYAAVEAPKGEFGVYLVADGTNKPYRAKIRAPGFLHLQAMDHMCKGHQLADVAAIIGTMDVVFGEIDR; encoded by the coding sequence ATGGACGGCGACATTCACACCTATGATGACGGTTCCCATGACGCGCTGACGGGCGAGCAGAAGATCCGCAATTTCAACCTGAACTTCGGCCCGCAGCACCCTGCGGCCCACGGGGTTTTGCGTCTGGTGCTGGAACTGGACGGCGAGATTGTGGAACGTTGCGATCCGCATATCGGCCTGCTTCACCGCGGTACCGAGAAGCTGATGGAAAGCCGGACCTACCTGCAAAATCTGCCCTATTTCGACCGGCTGGATTATGTGGCCCCGATGAACCAGGAACATGCTTGGTGCTTGGCCATTGAAAAGCTGACAGGCGTAGAAGTGCCCCGTCGTGCGCAGCTAATCCGCGTGTTGTTCTGCGAAATCGGCCGCGTGTTGAACCACCTTTTGAATGTGACTACGCAGGCGATGGACGTCGGTGCGCTGACCCCGCCGCTTTGGGGTTTTGAGGAACGTGAAAAGCTCATGGTGTTCTATGAGCGGGCCAGTGGTGCGCGTCTACACGCCGCCTATTTCCGCCCCGGTGGTGTTCACCAAGACCTGACACCTGCGCTGATCGAGGACATCGATACGTGGGCCATTGAGTTCCCGCGTGTTCTGGATGATATCGACGGGCTGCTGACGGAAAACCGGATTTTCAAACAGCGCAACGCCGATATTGGCGTGGTCTCGGAACAAGAGATCCTCGACTGGGGTTTCTCGGGTGTGATGGTGCGCGGTTCCGGCCTTGCATGGGATTTGCGTCGCGCGCAGCCCTATGAATGCTATGATGAATTTGAGTTCAAAATTCCGGTTGGCAAGAACGGCGACTGCTATGATCGCTATCTTTGCCGGATGCAGGAAATGCGCGAAAGCACCTCAATCATCCGTCAGGCCATTGAGAAGTTGCGCAAGGAGCCGGGCGATGTTCTGGCCCGCGGTAAAATCACCCCGCCAAAACGCGGTGAGATGAAAACTTCGATGGAAGCCTTGATCCACCACTTTAAACTTTACACCGAAGGGTTCCACGTGCCCGCCGGTGAAATCTATGCCGCTGTTGAAGCGCCCAAGGGCGAGTTCGGCGTCTATCTGGTGGCGGATGGGACCAACAAACCCTACCGCGCCAAGATCCGCGCGCCGGGCTTTTTGCACCTGCAAGCGATGGATCACATGTGCAAAGGCCACCAGTTGGCCGATGTCGCCGCGATTATCGGTACCATGGATGTCGTGTTTGGGGAGATTGACCGCTGA
- the nuoE gene encoding NADH-quinone oxidoreductase subunit NuoE, translated as MLRRLHKEQPSHFAFTPANQTWAEGQITKYPEGRQASAIIPLFWRAQEQEGWLTRAAIEHVCNMLGMPFIRGLEVATFYFMFKLEPRGTIANIQICGTTSCMICGAEDLVAVCKELIAEKPHTVSADGKFSWEEVECLGACSNAPMAQIGKDYYEDLTPDSLRDLIARFSKGEVPVPGPQNGRYAAEPLGGLTSLKDHEAGRKPYNASAQAAVDIGDTVKRIDGTEVPILTPWLGKANAAAKPSKVADKPMSKAQEAASDKAATTDAVEKARPPQAQEKPVEAVKPEGLTAARDGKADDLKLIKGVGPKLEKLCNSLGFYHFDQIANWTPEQIVWVDENLEGFKGRVTRDTWVAQAKILAAGGETEFSRRNDKGSDG; from the coding sequence ATGCTACGCCGTCTGCACAAAGAACAACCCAGCCATTTCGCCTTTACCCCCGCCAACCAAACTTGGGCTGAGGGGCAGATCACGAAATATCCCGAAGGGCGTCAGGCCAGCGCGATCATCCCGCTTTTCTGGCGTGCGCAGGAACAAGAAGGTTGGCTGACACGGGCCGCGATTGAACATGTCTGTAATATGCTGGGCATGCCGTTTATTCGGGGCCTTGAGGTTGCAACATTTTACTTTATGTTCAAGCTCGAACCCCGTGGAACCATTGCAAATATTCAAATTTGCGGCACCACATCCTGCATGATTTGCGGGGCCGAAGATCTGGTCGCTGTTTGCAAAGAGTTGATTGCGGAAAAGCCGCATACGGTGTCGGCGGATGGCAAGTTTAGCTGGGAAGAGGTGGAATGCCTCGGTGCCTGCAGCAACGCCCCGATGGCCCAGATCGGCAAGGATTATTACGAGGATCTGACCCCGGACAGCCTGCGCGATTTGATCGCCCGTTTCTCTAAGGGGGAGGTGCCTGTTCCCGGCCCGCAAAACGGTCGTTACGCCGCAGAGCCACTGGGCGGGCTGACCAGCCTCAAGGATCATGAAGCTGGCCGCAAACCCTATAACGCAAGCGCGCAGGCGGCTGTGGATATTGGCGATACCGTCAAGCGGATCGACGGGACCGAAGTTCCGATCCTGACACCGTGGTTGGGTAAGGCCAATGCTGCTGCCAAGCCAAGCAAGGTTGCTGACAAGCCGATGTCCAAGGCGCAAGAGGCGGCTTCAGACAAGGCGGCCACTACCGATGCCGTCGAGAAGGCGCGCCCTCCACAAGCGCAAGAAAAGCCTGTTGAGGCCGTCAAGCCAGAGGGTTTGACCGCGGCACGTGATGGCAAGGCCGATGACCTCAAGCTGATCAAAGGTGTCGGGCCAAAGCTGGAAAAACTGTGCAACAGTCTTGGGTTTTACCATTTCGATCAGATCGCGAATTGGACACCGGAGCAGATTGTCTGGGTCGATGAAAATCTTGAGGGCTTCAAGGGCCGTGTGACGCGGGATACCTGGGTCGCTCAGGCGAAAATTCTGGCCGCCGGTGGCGAGACCGAGTTTTCACGCCGGAATGATAAAGGGAGTGACGGTTAA
- a CDS encoding NuoB/complex I 20 kDa subunit family protein — translation MGVMAGANTAGADLEVSTQALNAELQDKGFLLTSTEDIINWARTGSLHWMTFGLACCAVEMMHTAMPRYDAERFGFAPRASPRQSDVMIVAGTLTNKMAPALRKVYDQMPEPRYVISMGSCANGGGYYHYSYSVVRGCDRIVPVDIYVPGCPPSAEALLYGILQLQRKIRRTGTLVR, via the coding sequence ATGGGAGTGATGGCCGGTGCAAATACCGCAGGGGCAGACCTTGAAGTGTCCACCCAAGCGCTGAACGCAGAGCTGCAGGACAAAGGTTTCCTGCTGACCTCGACCGAGGATATCATCAACTGGGCGCGGACAGGGTCCTTGCACTGGATGACATTCGGTCTGGCGTGCTGCGCGGTTGAGATGATGCACACCGCGATGCCGCGCTACGATGCTGAGCGTTTCGGGTTTGCGCCGCGCGCCTCACCTCGCCAGTCGGATGTGATGATTGTTGCCGGTACGCTGACCAATAAAATGGCGCCCGCGCTGCGCAAGGTCTATGATCAGATGCCAGAGCCGCGCTATGTGATCTCCATGGGTTCTTGTGCCAATGGTGGCGGTTACTATCACTACAGCTATTCCGTGGTGCGTGGCTGTGACCGTATCGTTCCGGTGGATATCTATGTTCCCGGCTGCCCGCCCTCGGCTGAGGCGTTGCTTTATGGCATCTTGCAGTTGCAGCGCAAAATTCGCCGCACCGGCACGCTGGTTCGTTAA
- a CDS encoding NADH-quinone oxidoreductase subunit A, whose protein sequence is MDHLLREYLPIIILLAIAVGLGLVLLLAAVVLAVRNPDPEKVSAYECGFNAFDDARMKFDVRFYLVSILFIIFDLEVAFLFPWAVAFGEISMTAFWSMMVFLAVLTVGFAYEWKKGALEWE, encoded by the coding sequence GTGGACCACCTTCTTCGGGAATATCTGCCCATCATCATTTTATTGGCAATTGCCGTCGGGCTTGGGCTGGTGCTGCTTTTGGCCGCTGTTGTTCTTGCTGTGCGCAATCCGGACCCGGAAAAAGTATCGGCCTATGAGTGCGGCTTTAACGCATTCGACGATGCGCGGATGAAGTTCGATGTGCGGTTCTACCTCGTGTCGATCTTGTTTATCATCTTTGACCTCGAGGTGGCGTTCTTGTTCCCTTGGGCCGTTGCCTTTGGTGAAATCTCGATGACGGCCTTCTGGTCAATGATGGTCTTTTTGGCCGTGTTGACCGTTGGCTTTGCTTATGAATGGAAGAAGGGGGCGCTCGAATGGGAGTGA